A section of the Acidobacterium capsulatum ATCC 51196 genome encodes:
- a CDS encoding phytoene desaturase family protein, whose protein sequence is MPRAFVIGSGPNGFAAAIHAAMAGMRVEVFEAEQVPGGAARTLPLTAPGYLHDFGSAVHPMAAGSPFFRSLPLEQHGLEWIHADIPLAHPFDDGSAAVLLRDLDAACSALGRDGRAWRNLHEPLAAHWESFAQDALGPLLRFPDQPFRMAGFGLHAMQPATLLAATRFRDARTRALFAGLAAHSFMRLDAPFSAAVGLMLGAAMHAVGWPMPRGGAQSITQALLASLEALGGKLHTGRRIESLAQLPDPSGLVFCDVTPRQLLQIAEGHFTPAYARQLRRYRYGPGAYKIDYALHSPVPWAAPECRRALTVHVGGSISEIAAAEAAVLRGQSPEKPFVLVAQPSLFDSSRAPAGKHVLWAYCHVPHGSNVDMTERIEAQIERFAPGFRDCILLRRVSTPRTLEVMNANLIGGDINGGAFTLRQLLLRPTLHQYATSNKRIYLCSSSTPPGGGVHGMCGYHAVEKALLTHGS, encoded by the coding sequence GTGCCTCGCGCATTCGTCATCGGCTCAGGACCCAACGGCTTCGCGGCAGCCATTCACGCCGCCATGGCCGGCATGCGGGTCGAGGTCTTCGAGGCCGAGCAAGTGCCCGGCGGCGCGGCCCGCACGCTGCCCCTCACCGCGCCCGGATATCTGCATGACTTCGGCTCGGCCGTGCATCCCATGGCCGCCGGCTCGCCCTTCTTCCGCTCGCTTCCTCTCGAACAGCACGGGCTCGAATGGATCCACGCCGACATTCCGCTCGCCCATCCCTTCGACGACGGCTCCGCCGCCGTGCTGCTGCGCGATCTTGACGCCGCCTGCTCCGCGCTCGGGCGCGACGGCCGCGCCTGGCGCAACCTGCACGAGCCGCTGGCCGCGCATTGGGAGAGCTTCGCCCAGGACGCGCTCGGCCCGCTGCTGCGTTTTCCCGATCAACCCTTCCGCATGGCCGGCTTCGGCCTGCATGCCATGCAGCCGGCCACGCTGCTCGCGGCCACGCGCTTTCGCGACGCCCGCACCCGCGCGCTCTTTGCCGGCCTTGCCGCGCACTCTTTCATGCGTCTGGACGCGCCCTTCAGCGCCGCCGTGGGCCTCATGCTGGGCGCGGCCATGCACGCCGTGGGCTGGCCCATGCCCCGAGGCGGAGCGCAATCCATCACGCAGGCCCTGCTCGCCTCTCTCGAAGCGCTCGGCGGCAAACTGCACACCGGCCGCCGCATCGAGTCACTCGCGCAACTGCCTGACCCCAGCGGCCTCGTCTTCTGTGACGTCACGCCGCGCCAGTTGCTGCAGATTGCCGAAGGCCACTTCACCCCGGCCTACGCGCGGCAGTTGCGCCGCTACCGCTACGGTCCCGGAGCCTACAAGATCGACTACGCGTTGCACTCGCCCGTGCCCTGGGCCGCGCCTGAGTGCCGCCGCGCTCTCACCGTGCATGTGGGCGGCTCCATAAGCGAAATCGCCGCCGCCGAGGCCGCCGTGCTGCGCGGCCAATCGCCTGAGAAGCCCTTCGTGCTCGTCGCGCAGCCCTCACTCTTTGACAGCTCGCGCGCGCCCGCCGGCAAGCATGTGCTCTGGGCCTACTGCCATGTGCCGCATGGCTCCAACGTCGATATGACCGAGCGCATCGAGGCGCAGATCGAGCGCTTCGCCCCCGGCTTCCGCGACTGCATTCTGCTGCGCCGCGTCTCCACGCCGCGCACCCTCGAAGTCATGAACGCCAACCTCATCGGCGGAGACATCAACGGCGGCGCATTCACCCTCCGCCAGCTCCTTCTGCGCCCCACCCTCCATCAGTACGCCACGTCGAACAAGCGCATCTATCTCTGCTCGTCCTCGACGCCGCCCGGCGGAGGCGTGCATGGCATGTGCGGCTACCACGCCGTTGAAAAAGCGCTGCTCACGCACGGCAGCTAG
- the glpK gene encoding glycerol kinase GlpK has product MSYILSLDQGTTSSRAILFDHEGRIAGVAQHEFRQIYPQSGWVEHDPMDILTSQMSAAVEVLTRAGARPRDLAAIGITNQRETTIVWDRETGKPIANAIVWQDRRTADHCRQLAEEGLEDTVRAKTGLRLDPYFSATKVAWLLDHVDGARERAREGKLAFGTVDSWLIWNLTSGKRHVTDTTNASRTMLFNIREGRWDEELLDRLRIPASMMPEVVWSSQPVGEVTTSLGLGSTPIAGIAGDQQAALFGQLCTRAGDSKNTYGTGCFLLEHIGTEFLQSKHRLITTLAASTQQRLEYALEGSIFIGGAVVQWLRDNLRLVWNSSEIEPLAMSVPDAGGVVFVPAFAGLGAPHWDPNASGLIIGIHRGTTAGHIARAALESIAFQVGDVFDAMQSETGHSIHELRVDGGAAANDLMMQFQADLLGLPVVRPAMMETTALGAAYLAGLASGFWSNTEELRAHRKEDTRFEPHADAAQIAHSRDRWRNAVERSKGWNNL; this is encoded by the coding sequence ATGAGCTATATCCTCTCTCTCGATCAGGGCACCACCAGTTCGCGCGCCATCCTCTTTGACCATGAAGGGCGCATCGCCGGCGTCGCGCAACACGAGTTCCGGCAGATCTATCCGCAGAGCGGCTGGGTCGAGCATGACCCCATGGACATCCTCACCTCGCAGATGAGCGCCGCCGTCGAGGTGCTCACCCGCGCCGGTGCGCGTCCCCGCGACCTTGCCGCCATCGGCATCACCAACCAGCGCGAAACCACCATTGTGTGGGATCGCGAAACCGGCAAACCCATCGCCAACGCCATCGTCTGGCAAGACCGCCGCACCGCCGATCACTGCCGCCAGCTCGCCGAAGAGGGCCTGGAAGACACCGTGCGCGCCAAAACCGGCCTACGCCTCGACCCCTACTTTTCAGCGACCAAGGTCGCGTGGCTGCTCGATCATGTGGACGGCGCGCGCGAACGCGCCCGCGAGGGCAAGCTCGCCTTCGGCACCGTCGATAGCTGGCTCATCTGGAATCTCACCAGCGGCAAACGCCACGTGACCGACACCACCAACGCGTCGCGCACCATGCTCTTCAACATTCGCGAGGGCCGGTGGGATGAGGAACTTCTCGACCGCCTGCGGATTCCCGCGAGCATGATGCCCGAGGTCGTCTGGTCGAGCCAGCCGGTCGGTGAGGTCACCACCTCGCTCGGCCTCGGTTCCACGCCGATTGCGGGCATCGCCGGGGACCAGCAGGCCGCGCTCTTCGGCCAGCTCTGCACCCGCGCCGGCGACTCTAAAAACACCTACGGCACCGGCTGCTTCCTGCTCGAACACATCGGTACGGAATTCCTGCAATCCAAACACCGCCTCATCACCACGCTCGCCGCCAGTACGCAGCAGCGGCTCGAGTATGCGCTCGAAGGCAGCATCTTCATCGGCGGAGCCGTCGTGCAGTGGCTGCGCGACAATCTGCGCCTCGTCTGGAACTCCAGCGAAATCGAACCCCTCGCCATGTCCGTGCCTGACGCCGGCGGCGTCGTCTTCGTGCCGGCCTTCGCCGGCCTCGGCGCTCCGCACTGGGACCCCAACGCCAGCGGCCTCATCATCGGCATTCATCGCGGCACCACGGCCGGGCACATTGCGCGCGCCGCGCTCGAGAGCATCGCCTTTCAGGTGGGCGACGTTTTTGACGCCATGCAGTCCGAGACCGGCCACTCCATTCATGAGTTGCGCGTCGATGGCGGGGCGGCGGCCAATGACCTCATGATGCAGTTCCAGGCCGACCTGCTCGGGCTGCCCGTCGTGCGCCCCGCCATGATGGAAACCACCGCGCTCGGCGCGGCCTATCTCGCCGGGCTTGCTTCGGGCTTCTGGAGCAACACCGAAGAACTTCGCGCCCATCGCAAAGAGGACACACGCTTTGAGCCTCATGCCGATGCGGCCCAAATCGCTCATAGCCGCGACCGCTGGCGCAATGCCGTCGAACGCTCGAAGGGATGGAACAACCTGTGA
- a CDS encoding glycerol-3-phosphate dehydrogenase/oxidase encodes MNREQMLARIQAHPEPWDMIIIGGGATGAGVAVDAASRGFDVLLLEAVDFGKGTSSRSTKLVHGGVRYLEQGNVSLVMSALKERGLLRQNAPHLVSDLAFIVPNYAWWQTPFYGAGLKVYDLLAGRYGFGKSRILSEQETIERLPNIERHELRGGVVYYDGQFDDARLLIDLIATAADHGATLLNYMPVIAINKSAAASQPDELIRGVTARDSESGETFDLEARVVVNATGIFTDEVRHMADPDADKMIAPSQGIHLVFDKSFLRGDSALMVPRTSDGRVLFAIPWHNHTVVGTTDTPIPEPLYEPRPLEEEIEFILETAAQYLSRPPKRSDVLSVYVGVRPLVKSEHAGSKTSSLSRDHVIHIDNYGLLTITGGKWTTYRHMAEDCVDHAITLGPLEDRPCQTRNLRIHGYCEDTRGLGHLYVYGAEADNIRAIAEAEPHLAAPLHPQLPYTGAEVAWAVRHEMARTVEDVLARRTRALFLNAHAAIEMARPVATLMAAELRLPANHAQSWIDAQTSAFVELAKQYTLSATQSTVITEKP; translated from the coding sequence GTGAACCGCGAACAGATGCTGGCGCGCATCCAAGCGCATCCTGAACCCTGGGACATGATCATCATCGGCGGCGGAGCCACCGGGGCCGGTGTCGCCGTCGATGCCGCATCGCGCGGCTTTGACGTGCTGCTGCTCGAGGCCGTGGACTTCGGCAAGGGCACCTCCAGCCGCAGCACCAAGCTCGTGCATGGCGGCGTGCGCTATCTGGAGCAGGGCAACGTCTCGCTTGTCATGTCGGCCCTCAAAGAGCGCGGACTGTTGCGCCAGAATGCGCCGCACCTGGTGAGCGACCTAGCCTTCATCGTGCCCAACTACGCCTGGTGGCAAACGCCCTTCTACGGCGCGGGCCTCAAGGTCTATGACCTGCTCGCCGGCCGGTACGGCTTCGGCAAGTCGCGCATTCTGTCAGAGCAAGAGACCATCGAGCGGCTGCCCAACATCGAGCGCCATGAGCTGCGCGGCGGCGTGGTTTATTACGATGGCCAGTTCGATGACGCGCGCCTGCTTATCGACCTCATCGCCACGGCGGCCGACCACGGCGCAACGCTCCTCAACTACATGCCCGTCATCGCCATCAACAAGAGTGCGGCCGCCTCTCAGCCAGACGAACTCATTCGCGGCGTCACCGCGCGCGACAGCGAATCCGGCGAGACCTTTGATCTTGAAGCCCGCGTCGTCGTCAACGCCACCGGCATCTTCACCGACGAAGTGCGCCACATGGCCGACCCCGATGCCGACAAAATGATCGCGCCCAGCCAGGGCATTCATCTCGTCTTTGACAAATCCTTTCTGCGCGGCGACAGCGCCCTCATGGTGCCGCGCACCAGCGATGGCCGCGTGCTCTTCGCCATTCCCTGGCACAACCACACCGTCGTCGGCACCACCGACACGCCCATTCCCGAGCCGCTCTATGAGCCGCGCCCGCTTGAGGAAGAGATCGAGTTCATTCTCGAGACCGCCGCGCAATATCTCAGCCGCCCGCCCAAGCGCAGCGATGTGCTCAGCGTCTACGTGGGCGTGCGCCCGCTCGTGAAGTCAGAGCATGCCGGCAGCAAAACCTCTTCGCTCTCGCGCGATCACGTCATCCACATCGACAACTACGGCCTGCTCACCATCACCGGCGGCAAATGGACCACCTACCGTCACATGGCCGAGGATTGCGTCGATCACGCTATCACGCTCGGCCCGCTCGAAGACCGCCCCTGCCAGACGCGCAACCTGCGCATTCACGGCTATTGCGAAGACACCCGCGGACTCGGCCATCTCTACGTCTACGGCGCGGAGGCTGACAACATTCGCGCCATCGCCGAAGCCGAGCCGCATCTGGCCGCGCCTCTGCATCCGCAACTGCCCTACACCGGCGCTGAAGTCGCATGGGCCGTGCGCCACGAGATGGCCCGCACCGTCGAGGACGTGCTCGCCCGCCGCACACGCGCGCTCTTTCTCAACGCGCACGCCGCCATCGAGATGGCGCGCCCCGTCGCCACGCTCATGGCCGCCGAACTGCGCCTGCCCGCGAACCACGCTCAAAGCTGGATCGACGCGCAGACCAGCGCCTTCGTCGAACTCGCAAAGCAATACACCCTCTCTGCAACGCAATCCACCGTCATCACGGAGAAGCCATAA
- a CDS encoding MIP/aquaporin family protein has protein sequence MRSPLLGEFLGTMVLILLGDGVVAGVLLKRSKAEGSGWLAITAGWCFAVLCGIFTAILCGSKAADINPAFVLAGAVQTGAWGTVVPYTLAEIAGAFAGAALVWLHYWPHWKITEDAEAKRGIFCTIPAIRNYFWNFFSEALATFVLVLSVGALNSRFAAPNGAAPGLSPYLVSCVVWGIGLSLGGTTGYAINPARDLGPRLAHSVLPIPGKGPSDWRYAPIPFLGPMFGGLLAGLLLKAILA, from the coding sequence ATGCGCTCCCCTCTGCTCGGCGAATTCCTGGGCACCATGGTGCTCATTCTTCTGGGCGACGGCGTCGTGGCCGGCGTGCTGCTCAAGCGCTCCAAGGCCGAGGGCAGCGGATGGCTCGCCATCACCGCCGGCTGGTGCTTCGCCGTGCTCTGCGGCATCTTTACCGCGATTCTCTGCGGCAGCAAAGCCGCAGACATCAATCCGGCCTTCGTCCTCGCAGGAGCCGTGCAAACAGGCGCCTGGGGCACCGTCGTGCCCTACACGCTCGCCGAGATAGCCGGCGCATTCGCCGGAGCCGCCCTCGTCTGGCTCCACTACTGGCCACACTGGAAGATCACCGAAGACGCCGAGGCCAAGCGCGGCATCTTCTGCACCATTCCCGCAATTCGTAACTATTTCTGGAACTTTTTCAGCGAAGCGCTCGCAACCTTCGTCCTGGTGCTCTCGGTCGGCGCACTGAATTCACGCTTTGCCGCTCCCAATGGAGCCGCGCCCGGCCTCTCGCCCTACCTCGTCAGTTGCGTCGTCTGGGGCATCGGCCTCTCGCTCGGCGGCACCACCGGCTACGCCATCAATCCCGCGCGCGACCTCGGCCCCCGCCTCGCGCACTCCGTGCTGCCCATCCCCGGGAAAGGCCCCAGCGACTGGCGCTACGCGCCCATCCCATTCCTCGGCCCCATGTTCGGCGGCCTGCTGGCGGGCCTGCTGCTCAAGGCCATCCTCGCCTGA
- a CDS encoding mechanosensitive ion channel family protein — MWNQIEQALEQSMQRVFEKIATLLPGLLAALVAVLIFLALAWAAAWVTRTVLTALGFDARLTRGASAIAEWTPAYTPTLLVTRIVFWVFVVTGLLVGVSAFDAASSEPVVSHAMFAFVPRLIGAAILLLVGNVLARFLSRSVLIAAVNMNLDYARLLSLGVKWLVLVLTGAMVLDHLGLGQQIVDMAFGILFGGIVLALSLAVGLGSRDLVSRSLEREAAKPVELPAQEKLRHF, encoded by the coding sequence ATGTGGAACCAGATTGAGCAGGCATTAGAGCAGTCGATGCAGCGCGTGTTTGAGAAGATTGCGACGCTGCTGCCGGGGCTGCTGGCGGCCCTGGTGGCCGTGCTGATCTTTTTGGCGCTGGCCTGGGCGGCGGCCTGGGTGACACGCACAGTGCTGACGGCGCTCGGCTTTGACGCGAGGCTGACGCGCGGCGCCTCGGCCATTGCCGAGTGGACACCCGCCTACACGCCCACTCTGCTGGTGACGCGCATCGTCTTCTGGGTCTTTGTGGTAACGGGGCTGCTGGTGGGCGTGTCGGCCTTTGACGCGGCGTCGTCAGAGCCGGTGGTGTCGCATGCGATGTTCGCGTTTGTTCCGCGCCTGATTGGGGCGGCGATTCTGCTGCTGGTGGGCAATGTGCTGGCGCGCTTTTTGTCGCGTAGCGTGCTGATTGCCGCCGTCAACATGAACCTGGACTATGCGCGGCTCTTAAGCCTGGGCGTGAAGTGGCTGGTGCTGGTGCTGACGGGCGCGATGGTGCTCGATCACCTGGGACTGGGGCAGCAGATTGTGGACATGGCCTTCGGCATTTTGTTTGGCGGCATCGTGCTGGCGCTTTCGCTGGCCGTGGGGCTGGGTTCACGCGACCTGGTGAGCCGCTCGCTCGAACGCGAGGCGGCGAAGCCCGTGGAGCTGCCCGCGCAGGAGAAGCTGCGGCACTTTTAG
- the treS gene encoding maltose alpha-D-glucosyltransferase, translating to MTTTAEGRTAGQVFVRKPGSASDPLWYKDALIYELHVRAFYDSNNDGIGDFPGLIEKLDYLQDLGVTCLWLLPFFPSPLRDDGYDISDYTSVNPSYGTIEDFQRFLNAAHERGLQVMIELVINHTSDQHPWFQRARQAPAGSPERDFYVWSDSDQKYKDARIIFTDTEKSNWTWDPVAQQYYWHRFFSHQPDLNFDNPAVLEEVIRVMRFWLDMGVDGLRLDAIPYLIERDGTNCENLSETHALIKAIRKAMDDGYLGRMILAEANQWPEDVRPYFGDGDECHMAFHFPLMPRIYMALRQEDRLPITDIIAQTPAIPESCQWGIFLRNHDELTLEMVSEDERDYMYLAYSADPRMRINIGIRRRLAPLLDNNRRRIELLNSLLFSFPGTPILYYGDEIGMGDNIYLGDRNGVRTPMQWTGDRNAGFSRATPAKLFSPVIMDPVWGYEAINVEAQQSDASSLLNWMRNMIALRKLFQVFGRGSMKFLEPENRKVLAYVREYDGERVLCVANLSRFAQPVALDLSEYAGMIPVEMLGYVEFPAIGKQAYPLTLGPYGFLWLELQAGEEPVEVPSPGATDELLHVKNETDWPGVLEGRGRETLERLLPEYVQRQRWFGGKSRPIETVKVTDWSLLDGGHLALVWVDVHYTEGEPDTYLAPMAMAFGEECEAVVEHHGQAVLTKIFSTRGAGVLYDGMMRDESAQALLRLMAQGGEAAAQHGTVRGTASSLFAELRGGEAALPVRRGSAEQSNTSVIFGDRLILKLFRRQQTGLNPDMEIGRFLTERTEFRNIAPFAGALEFVSRDGGEDSTLAMLQGLVQNEGDGWSWMLEELDRYFESAVAASFPEVKLPGTGALREKLNGIPAAAREHAGLSIEGASTLGRRTAEMHLSLAVDRRDVDFAPVRMEPDDLAALRAALQADAARAFDALKANLARLPDDAVETAGLVLSRRTHLLERFQRLTALQDAGAKTRVHGDYHLGQVLRAKGDFVILDFEGEPARMLQERRTKQSPLKDVAGMVRSFSYAAFSAMTHFSSRRPADTERLEPWARLWETAVTAEFLRAYRKTMGKSTIVPRTAEAFDVLLQIFTLDKALYELVYELNHRPGWVRAPLNGILYLP from the coding sequence TTGACTACTACCGCTGAGGGACGGACGGCAGGGCAGGTGTTTGTGCGGAAGCCGGGATCGGCTTCTGATCCGCTCTGGTATAAGGACGCGCTGATTTATGAGCTGCACGTGCGCGCTTTTTACGACAGCAACAACGATGGGATTGGAGATTTTCCGGGGCTGATTGAGAAGCTGGATTATCTGCAGGACCTGGGCGTGACGTGCCTGTGGCTGCTGCCGTTTTTTCCTTCGCCGCTCAGGGATGATGGCTACGACATCTCTGACTACACGAGCGTAAACCCGAGCTACGGGACGATTGAGGACTTTCAGCGCTTTTTGAATGCAGCCCATGAGCGCGGACTGCAGGTGATGATTGAGCTGGTCATCAATCACACGTCCGACCAGCATCCGTGGTTTCAGCGCGCGCGGCAGGCTCCGGCAGGCTCGCCGGAGCGCGACTTTTATGTGTGGAGCGACTCGGACCAGAAGTACAAGGACGCGCGCATCATCTTCACCGACACGGAGAAGTCGAACTGGACGTGGGACCCGGTGGCGCAGCAGTACTACTGGCACCGCTTCTTTTCGCATCAGCCGGATTTGAATTTTGATAATCCCGCGGTGCTGGAGGAAGTGATTCGCGTGATGCGCTTCTGGCTCGACATGGGCGTGGATGGGCTGCGGCTCGACGCCATTCCTTACCTGATCGAGCGCGACGGCACCAACTGCGAGAATCTGTCGGAGACGCATGCGCTGATCAAGGCGATTCGCAAGGCGATGGATGACGGCTACCTGGGCCGCATGATTCTTGCCGAAGCGAACCAGTGGCCCGAGGATGTGCGGCCGTATTTTGGCGATGGCGATGAGTGCCACATGGCGTTTCATTTTCCGCTAATGCCGCGCATCTACATGGCGCTGCGGCAGGAAGACCGCCTGCCGATCACCGACATCATCGCGCAGACGCCGGCGATTCCTGAGAGCTGCCAGTGGGGCATTTTTTTGCGCAATCACGATGAGCTGACGCTTGAGATGGTCAGCGAGGATGAGCGCGACTACATGTACCTGGCGTATAGCGCCGATCCTCGCATGCGCATCAACATTGGCATCCGGCGCAGGCTGGCTCCGCTGCTCGATAACAACCGCCGTCGCATCGAGTTGCTGAACAGTCTGCTGTTTTCGTTTCCGGGCACGCCGATTTTGTACTACGGCGATGAGATCGGCATGGGCGACAACATCTACCTGGGCGACCGCAACGGCGTGCGCACGCCGATGCAGTGGACGGGCGACCGCAATGCGGGATTTTCTCGCGCGACGCCTGCGAAGCTCTTCAGCCCGGTGATCATGGACCCGGTGTGGGGCTATGAGGCCATCAATGTGGAGGCGCAGCAGAGCGATGCGTCGTCACTGCTGAACTGGATGCGCAACATGATTGCGCTGCGCAAGCTGTTCCAGGTTTTCGGGCGCGGCTCGATGAAGTTTCTGGAGCCGGAGAACCGGAAGGTGCTGGCCTATGTGCGCGAGTATGACGGCGAGCGCGTGCTGTGCGTGGCGAACCTGTCGCGCTTTGCGCAGCCGGTGGCGCTGGATTTGTCAGAGTATGCCGGCATGATTCCGGTGGAGATGCTGGGGTATGTGGAGTTTCCGGCGATCGGGAAGCAGGCGTATCCGCTGACGCTGGGGCCGTATGGATTTTTGTGGCTGGAGCTGCAGGCGGGCGAAGAGCCGGTGGAGGTTCCGTCACCGGGGGCGACCGACGAGCTGCTGCATGTGAAGAACGAGACGGACTGGCCGGGCGTGCTGGAAGGCCGCGGCCGCGAGACGCTGGAGCGGCTGCTGCCGGAGTATGTGCAGCGGCAGCGCTGGTTTGGCGGCAAGTCCCGGCCAATTGAAACTGTGAAAGTGACAGATTGGTCGCTGCTGGATGGCGGGCACCTGGCACTGGTGTGGGTGGATGTGCATTACACCGAAGGAGAGCCGGACACTTATCTTGCGCCGATGGCGATGGCCTTTGGCGAGGAGTGCGAAGCGGTGGTGGAGCACCACGGGCAGGCGGTGCTGACGAAGATCTTCTCTACGCGCGGCGCGGGCGTGCTCTATGACGGCATGATGCGCGATGAGAGCGCGCAGGCGCTGCTGCGGCTGATGGCGCAGGGCGGAGAAGCGGCGGCACAGCATGGCACCGTGCGCGGCACGGCGAGCAGCCTGTTTGCGGAGCTGCGCGGCGGCGAGGCTGCGCTGCCGGTGCGGCGCGGGTCCGCCGAGCAGAGCAATACGTCGGTGATCTTTGGCGATCGGCTGATTCTGAAGCTCTTCCGGCGGCAGCAGACGGGGCTGAATCCTGACATGGAGATTGGCCGCTTTTTGACGGAGCGGACAGAGTTTCGCAACATCGCTCCGTTTGCGGGCGCGCTGGAGTTTGTCTCGCGTGATGGGGGTGAGGATTCGACGCTCGCGATGCTGCAGGGGCTGGTGCAGAACGAGGGCGACGGCTGGTCGTGGATGCTCGAAGAACTGGACCGCTACTTTGAGAGCGCGGTGGCGGCATCGTTCCCCGAGGTGAAGCTGCCGGGCACGGGCGCGCTGCGCGAGAAGCTGAACGGGATTCCGGCAGCGGCGCGTGAGCATGCGGGACTTTCGATTGAAGGAGCTTCGACGCTGGGCCGGCGCACGGCAGAGATGCACCTGTCGCTGGCGGTGGACCGTCGCGATGTGGACTTTGCGCCGGTGCGGATGGAGCCCGATGATCTGGCCGCGCTGCGGGCGGCGCTGCAGGCCGATGCGGCGCGCGCCTTTGACGCGCTGAAGGCGAACCTGGCGCGGCTGCCCGATGACGCCGTGGAGACGGCCGGGCTGGTGCTGAGCCGCCGCACGCACTTGCTGGAGCGCTTTCAGCGGCTCACGGCGCTGCAGGATGCGGGCGCGAAGACGCGCGTGCATGGGGACTATCATCTGGGCCAGGTGCTGCGCGCGAAGGGCGACTTTGTGATTCTGGACTTTGAGGGCGAGCCGGCGCGCATGCTCCAGGAGCGGCGCACGAAGCAGTCTCCGCTGAAGGATGTGGCGGGGATGGTGCGCTCGTTCAGCTATGCGGCGTTTTCGGCGATGACGCACTTTTCTTCCCGCCGACCGGCAGACACCGAGCGGCTGGAGCCGTGGGCGCGGCTGTGGGAGACGGCGGTGACGGCGGAGTTTTTGCGCGCCTACCGCAAGACCATGGGCAAGTCGACGATTGTGCCGCGCACGGCCGAGGCGTTTGATGTGCTGCTGCAGATTTTTACGCTCGACAAGGCGCTGTATGAACTGGTGTATGAGTTGAATCATCGCCCCGGATGGGTGCGTGCGCCGTTGAACGGAATTTTGTATCTTCCATAG